One window of the Montipora foliosa isolate CH-2021 chromosome 4, ASM3666993v2, whole genome shotgun sequence genome contains the following:
- the LOC138000202 gene encoding nuclear factor of activated T-cells, cytoplasmic 2-like isoform X2 — protein MEFTVTNPFETDHFSPVTHDKEMTLFNPSPSDDLVPTIGEIPDFSMDMTFLETPVVEVPSLGFPNLEEPCQSPFDSDVSDSCPASPSPVSSPSPHSSSSSSESGIEDGSDMEEANTSFTDVPVDSVIVKREDPPSPLDSLNQACENGNGGKRRRRSCRKTSRVSSVLEELNKLLVETSMSATSTSIDQCITLPLQSQPIATTSLDLMAGIQTTVTASASLSCPVSVQASNQTNALVESIPISASNQLVATDPPAKMSTSPPVASQSKTRSKQTKNASKLDEPKLVIIEEPEENYRARYESEGCRGPIHGSQENTFPTVKVTGYNDAIWITVHLTTSGGVAHYHSIHGPGSTKVPCKETTLEGGVPAVQVMVGPDSSMTAVLDSLSIRRLRNWEGDRELRKRGIDPRTWKKERKEARLLFQAEIPEQNGRPATKLICKSKVFQCSSSGPPGNPEIWWASISEGSAEGGDELGLIGKKFQSGFKVRFFSAKTSETWESFAEVDKSKSHQGAAVVLTPAYCDTQISSPVTVNVEVMFGNGRDAKSSEPIEFTYKPNPKLEVEEVEMLSSLPVSTERFLPLEIFNSVGDIVMNGSPCQQVLQPPAPEPAPVPTPAPAALPVALPPVNDEQDWQSLCVLLGELYQKGELSSQHVKDLCNYIKRRDTLLLQAFRSSRTASTTEQLQANFKQYLSGMLCNL, from the exons ATGGAATTTACAGTGACGAATCCCTTCGAAACAG ATCATTTTTCCCCTGTAACCCATGATAAGGAAATGACCCTGTTTAACCCTTCTCCTTCAGATG ATTTGGTTCCAACAATAGGGGAGATTCCAGATTTTTCAATGGACATGACTTTTCTGGAAACACCTGTGGTTGAAGTTCCTTCACTTGGATTTCCCAACCTGGAAGAACCATGTCAGTCCCCTTTTGACTCTGATGTATCAGACAGCTGTCCAGCATCACCCTCTCCAGTGTCCTCTCCTTCCCCACACAGCTCCTCATCATCTTCAGAGTCTGGTATTGAAGATGGAAGTGATATGGAAGAAGCAAATACTTCTTTTACCGATGTACCTGTTGATAGTGTAATAGTGAAAAGGGAAGATCCACCTTCACCTTTGGATTCTTTGAACCAAGCCTGTGAGAATGGAAATGGAGGTAAAAGAAGGCGTAGGAGCTGTAGGAAAACGTCCCGTGTCAGCAGTGTTTTGGAAGAACTTAACAAGCTACTAGTTGAGACCAGCATGTCTGCAACATCAACCTCCATTGATCAATGTATAACTCTTCCATTGCAATCACAGCCTATCGCGACCACCAGCCTCGACCTGATGGCTGGTATTCAAACAACTGTGACAGCATCAGCTTCTCTTAGCTGCCCAGTGTCTGTCCAAGCTAGTAATCAAACTAATGCCTTGGTTGAAAGCATTCCCATTTCTGCATCAAACCAACTTGTAGCAACTGACCCTCCTGCCAAAATGAGTACATCTCCTCCAGTGGCTTCTCAGTCGAAAACAAGGAGTAAGCAAACAAAGAATGCAAGCAAGCTTGATGAACCAAAACTTGTAATCATCGAAGAACCAGAAGAG AATTATAGAGCTAGATATGAAAGTGAAGGTTGTCGAGGTCCTATCCATGGATCACAAGAGAATACTTTTCCAACTGTGAAG GTCACTGGCTATAATGATGCCATTTGGATCACTGTTCACTTGACTACCAGTGGTGGTGTTGCGCATTATCATTCCATTCATGGACCTGGTTCAACCAAGGTGCCTTGTAAAGAGACTACTCTTGAGGGAGGAGTGCCAGCTGTTCAAGTAATGGTTGGACCAGATTCAAGCATGACTGCTGT ACTTGATTCCTTGAGCATTCGCAGACTGCGAAACTGGGAAGGCGATAGGGAATTGAGAAAACGGGGAATTGATCCAAGGACTTGGAAGAAGGAACGGAAGGAAGCAAGGTTGTTGTTTCAAGCTGAAATCCCTGAACAAAATGGTCGCCCTGCAACAAAGCTGATATGCAAATCTAAAGTCTTCCAGTGCAGCTCAT cGGGTCCTCCTGGGAATCCAGAGATCTGGTGGGCCAGCATAAGCGAGGGTTCTGCTGAAGGCGGTGATGAACTGGGTCTTAttggaaaaaaatttcaatccG GTTTCAAAGTTCGATTTTTCTCGGCCAAGACATCAG AAACTTGGGAGAGCTTTGCTGAGGTTGACAAGAGTAAGTCACATCAG gGTGCAGCAGTGGTCCTCACTCCTGCATATTGTGACACTCAAATCTCCTCTCCCGTCACTGTCAATGTGGAGGTTATGTTTGGAAATGGCAGAGATGCAAAATCTAGTGAACCTATTGAATTCACTTACAAACCTAACCCAAAATTGGAAGTCGAAGAAGTTGAAATGCTTTCCAGTCTGCCCGTTTCAACTGAACGATTCCTGCCATTGGAAATTTTTAACTCCGTTGGTGATATTGTCATGAATGGTTCACCTTGTCAGCAAGTACTGCAACCTCCAGCACCTGAACCAGCTCCAGTACCAACCCCAGCGCCAGCTGCTTTGCCAGTTGCCTTACCACCGGTGAATGATGAGCAAG ACTGGCAATCCTTGTGTGTTTTGCTTGGCGAGCTGTATCAGAAAGGAGAACTGTCTTCACAACATGTAAAG GATTTGTGCAACTACATCAAGAGAAGGGATACTTTACTGCTTCAAGCTTTTCGTTCTTCACGAACTGCTAGCACCACAGAGCAACTTCAAGCAAACTTTAAACAGTATCTGTCAGGAATGCTTTGTAATTTGTAG
- the LOC138000202 gene encoding nuclear factor of activated T-cells, cytoplasmic 2-like isoform X1: MICEQTWPQMKLMTGADELSAQARLIKSMDHFSPVTHDKEMTLFNPSPSDDLVPTIGEIPDFSMDMTFLETPVVEVPSLGFPNLEEPCQSPFDSDVSDSCPASPSPVSSPSPHSSSSSSESGIEDGSDMEEANTSFTDVPVDSVIVKREDPPSPLDSLNQACENGNGGKRRRRSCRKTSRVSSVLEELNKLLVETSMSATSTSIDQCITLPLQSQPIATTSLDLMAGIQTTVTASASLSCPVSVQASNQTNALVESIPISASNQLVATDPPAKMSTSPPVASQSKTRSKQTKNASKLDEPKLVIIEEPEENYRARYESEGCRGPIHGSQENTFPTVKVTGYNDAIWITVHLTTSGGVAHYHSIHGPGSTKVPCKETTLEGGVPAVQVMVGPDSSMTAVLDSLSIRRLRNWEGDRELRKRGIDPRTWKKERKEARLLFQAEIPEQNGRPATKLICKSKVFQCSSSGPPGNPEIWWASISEGSAEGGDELGLIGKKFQSGFKVRFFSAKTSETWESFAEVDKSKSHQGAAVVLTPAYCDTQISSPVTVNVEVMFGNGRDAKSSEPIEFTYKPNPKLEVEEVEMLSSLPVSTERFLPLEIFNSVGDIVMNGSPCQQVLQPPAPEPAPVPTPAPAALPVALPPVNDEQDWQSLCVLLGELYQKGELSSQHVKDLCNYIKRRDTLLLQAFRSSRTASTTEQLQANFKQYLSGMLCNL; the protein is encoded by the exons ATGATTTGTGAGCAAACTTGGCCGCAGATGAAGCTGATGACCGGAGCGGACGAACTGTCTGCTCAAGCGAGGCTCATCAAATCTATGG ATCATTTTTCCCCTGTAACCCATGATAAGGAAATGACCCTGTTTAACCCTTCTCCTTCAGATG ATTTGGTTCCAACAATAGGGGAGATTCCAGATTTTTCAATGGACATGACTTTTCTGGAAACACCTGTGGTTGAAGTTCCTTCACTTGGATTTCCCAACCTGGAAGAACCATGTCAGTCCCCTTTTGACTCTGATGTATCAGACAGCTGTCCAGCATCACCCTCTCCAGTGTCCTCTCCTTCCCCACACAGCTCCTCATCATCTTCAGAGTCTGGTATTGAAGATGGAAGTGATATGGAAGAAGCAAATACTTCTTTTACCGATGTACCTGTTGATAGTGTAATAGTGAAAAGGGAAGATCCACCTTCACCTTTGGATTCTTTGAACCAAGCCTGTGAGAATGGAAATGGAGGTAAAAGAAGGCGTAGGAGCTGTAGGAAAACGTCCCGTGTCAGCAGTGTTTTGGAAGAACTTAACAAGCTACTAGTTGAGACCAGCATGTCTGCAACATCAACCTCCATTGATCAATGTATAACTCTTCCATTGCAATCACAGCCTATCGCGACCACCAGCCTCGACCTGATGGCTGGTATTCAAACAACTGTGACAGCATCAGCTTCTCTTAGCTGCCCAGTGTCTGTCCAAGCTAGTAATCAAACTAATGCCTTGGTTGAAAGCATTCCCATTTCTGCATCAAACCAACTTGTAGCAACTGACCCTCCTGCCAAAATGAGTACATCTCCTCCAGTGGCTTCTCAGTCGAAAACAAGGAGTAAGCAAACAAAGAATGCAAGCAAGCTTGATGAACCAAAACTTGTAATCATCGAAGAACCAGAAGAG AATTATAGAGCTAGATATGAAAGTGAAGGTTGTCGAGGTCCTATCCATGGATCACAAGAGAATACTTTTCCAACTGTGAAG GTCACTGGCTATAATGATGCCATTTGGATCACTGTTCACTTGACTACCAGTGGTGGTGTTGCGCATTATCATTCCATTCATGGACCTGGTTCAACCAAGGTGCCTTGTAAAGAGACTACTCTTGAGGGAGGAGTGCCAGCTGTTCAAGTAATGGTTGGACCAGATTCAAGCATGACTGCTGT ACTTGATTCCTTGAGCATTCGCAGACTGCGAAACTGGGAAGGCGATAGGGAATTGAGAAAACGGGGAATTGATCCAAGGACTTGGAAGAAGGAACGGAAGGAAGCAAGGTTGTTGTTTCAAGCTGAAATCCCTGAACAAAATGGTCGCCCTGCAACAAAGCTGATATGCAAATCTAAAGTCTTCCAGTGCAGCTCAT cGGGTCCTCCTGGGAATCCAGAGATCTGGTGGGCCAGCATAAGCGAGGGTTCTGCTGAAGGCGGTGATGAACTGGGTCTTAttggaaaaaaatttcaatccG GTTTCAAAGTTCGATTTTTCTCGGCCAAGACATCAG AAACTTGGGAGAGCTTTGCTGAGGTTGACAAGAGTAAGTCACATCAG gGTGCAGCAGTGGTCCTCACTCCTGCATATTGTGACACTCAAATCTCCTCTCCCGTCACTGTCAATGTGGAGGTTATGTTTGGAAATGGCAGAGATGCAAAATCTAGTGAACCTATTGAATTCACTTACAAACCTAACCCAAAATTGGAAGTCGAAGAAGTTGAAATGCTTTCCAGTCTGCCCGTTTCAACTGAACGATTCCTGCCATTGGAAATTTTTAACTCCGTTGGTGATATTGTCATGAATGGTTCACCTTGTCAGCAAGTACTGCAACCTCCAGCACCTGAACCAGCTCCAGTACCAACCCCAGCGCCAGCTGCTTTGCCAGTTGCCTTACCACCGGTGAATGATGAGCAAG ACTGGCAATCCTTGTGTGTTTTGCTTGGCGAGCTGTATCAGAAAGGAGAACTGTCTTCACAACATGTAAAG GATTTGTGCAACTACATCAAGAGAAGGGATACTTTACTGCTTCAAGCTTTTCGTTCTTCACGAACTGCTAGCACCACAGAGCAACTTCAAGCAAACTTTAAACAGTATCTGTCAGGAATGCTTTGTAATTTGTAG
- the LOC138000202 gene encoding nuclear factor of activated T-cells, cytoplasmic 2-like isoform X4, producing the protein MDMTFLETPVVEVPSLGFPNLEEPCQSPFDSDVSDSCPASPSPVSSPSPHSSSSSSESGIEDGSDMEEANTSFTDVPVDSVIVKREDPPSPLDSLNQACENGNGGKRRRRSCRKTSRVSSVLEELNKLLVETSMSATSTSIDQCITLPLQSQPIATTSLDLMAGIQTTVTASASLSCPVSVQASNQTNALVESIPISASNQLVATDPPAKMSTSPPVASQSKTRSKQTKNASKLDEPKLVIIEEPEENYRARYESEGCRGPIHGSQENTFPTVKVTGYNDAIWITVHLTTSGGVAHYHSIHGPGSTKVPCKETTLEGGVPAVQVMVGPDSSMTAVLDSLSIRRLRNWEGDRELRKRGIDPRTWKKERKEARLLFQAEIPEQNGRPATKLICKSKVFQCSSSGPPGNPEIWWASISEGSAEGGDELGLIGKKFQSGFKVRFFSAKTSETWESFAEVDKSKSHQGAAVVLTPAYCDTQISSPVTVNVEVMFGNGRDAKSSEPIEFTYKPNPKLEVEEVEMLSSLPVSTERFLPLEIFNSVGDIVMNGSPCQQVLQPPAPEPAPVPTPAPAALPVALPPVNDEQDWQSLCVLLGELYQKGELSSQHVKDLCNYIKRRDTLLLQAFRSSRTASTTEQLQANFKQYLSGMLCNL; encoded by the exons ATGGACATGACTTTTCTGGAAACACCTGTGGTTGAAGTTCCTTCACTTGGATTTCCCAACCTGGAAGAACCATGTCAGTCCCCTTTTGACTCTGATGTATCAGACAGCTGTCCAGCATCACCCTCTCCAGTGTCCTCTCCTTCCCCACACAGCTCCTCATCATCTTCAGAGTCTGGTATTGAAGATGGAAGTGATATGGAAGAAGCAAATACTTCTTTTACCGATGTACCTGTTGATAGTGTAATAGTGAAAAGGGAAGATCCACCTTCACCTTTGGATTCTTTGAACCAAGCCTGTGAGAATGGAAATGGAGGTAAAAGAAGGCGTAGGAGCTGTAGGAAAACGTCCCGTGTCAGCAGTGTTTTGGAAGAACTTAACAAGCTACTAGTTGAGACCAGCATGTCTGCAACATCAACCTCCATTGATCAATGTATAACTCTTCCATTGCAATCACAGCCTATCGCGACCACCAGCCTCGACCTGATGGCTGGTATTCAAACAACTGTGACAGCATCAGCTTCTCTTAGCTGCCCAGTGTCTGTCCAAGCTAGTAATCAAACTAATGCCTTGGTTGAAAGCATTCCCATTTCTGCATCAAACCAACTTGTAGCAACTGACCCTCCTGCCAAAATGAGTACATCTCCTCCAGTGGCTTCTCAGTCGAAAACAAGGAGTAAGCAAACAAAGAATGCAAGCAAGCTTGATGAACCAAAACTTGTAATCATCGAAGAACCAGAAGAG AATTATAGAGCTAGATATGAAAGTGAAGGTTGTCGAGGTCCTATCCATGGATCACAAGAGAATACTTTTCCAACTGTGAAG GTCACTGGCTATAATGATGCCATTTGGATCACTGTTCACTTGACTACCAGTGGTGGTGTTGCGCATTATCATTCCATTCATGGACCTGGTTCAACCAAGGTGCCTTGTAAAGAGACTACTCTTGAGGGAGGAGTGCCAGCTGTTCAAGTAATGGTTGGACCAGATTCAAGCATGACTGCTGT ACTTGATTCCTTGAGCATTCGCAGACTGCGAAACTGGGAAGGCGATAGGGAATTGAGAAAACGGGGAATTGATCCAAGGACTTGGAAGAAGGAACGGAAGGAAGCAAGGTTGTTGTTTCAAGCTGAAATCCCTGAACAAAATGGTCGCCCTGCAACAAAGCTGATATGCAAATCTAAAGTCTTCCAGTGCAGCTCAT cGGGTCCTCCTGGGAATCCAGAGATCTGGTGGGCCAGCATAAGCGAGGGTTCTGCTGAAGGCGGTGATGAACTGGGTCTTAttggaaaaaaatttcaatccG GTTTCAAAGTTCGATTTTTCTCGGCCAAGACATCAG AAACTTGGGAGAGCTTTGCTGAGGTTGACAAGAGTAAGTCACATCAG gGTGCAGCAGTGGTCCTCACTCCTGCATATTGTGACACTCAAATCTCCTCTCCCGTCACTGTCAATGTGGAGGTTATGTTTGGAAATGGCAGAGATGCAAAATCTAGTGAACCTATTGAATTCACTTACAAACCTAACCCAAAATTGGAAGTCGAAGAAGTTGAAATGCTTTCCAGTCTGCCCGTTTCAACTGAACGATTCCTGCCATTGGAAATTTTTAACTCCGTTGGTGATATTGTCATGAATGGTTCACCTTGTCAGCAAGTACTGCAACCTCCAGCACCTGAACCAGCTCCAGTACCAACCCCAGCGCCAGCTGCTTTGCCAGTTGCCTTACCACCGGTGAATGATGAGCAAG ACTGGCAATCCTTGTGTGTTTTGCTTGGCGAGCTGTATCAGAAAGGAGAACTGTCTTCACAACATGTAAAG GATTTGTGCAACTACATCAAGAGAAGGGATACTTTACTGCTTCAAGCTTTTCGTTCTTCACGAACTGCTAGCACCACAGAGCAACTTCAAGCAAACTTTAAACAGTATCTGTCAGGAATGCTTTGTAATTTGTAG
- the LOC138000202 gene encoding nuclear factor of activated T-cells, cytoplasmic 2-like isoform X3 codes for MICEQTWPQMKLMTGADELSAQARLIKSMDHFSPVTHDKEMTLFNPSPSDDLVPTIGEIPDFSMDMTFLETPVVEVPSLGFPNLEEPCQSPFDSDVSDSCPASPSPVSSPSPHSSSSSSESGIEDGSDMEEANTSFTDVPVDSVIVKREDPPSPLDSLNQACENGNGGKRRRRSCRKTSRVSSVLEELNKLLVETSMSATSTSIDQCITLPLQSQPIATTSLDLMAGIQTTVTASASLSCPVSVQASNQTNALVESIPISASNQLVATDPPAKMSTSPPVASQSKTRSKQTKNASKLDEPKLVIIEEPEENYRARYESEGCRGPIHGSQENTFPTVKVTGYNDAIWITVHLTTSGGVAHYHSIHGPGSTKVPCKETTLEGGVPAVQVMVGPDSSMTAVLDSLSIRRLRNWEGDRELRKRGIDPRTWKKERKEARLLFQAEIPEQNGRPATKLICKSKVFQCSSSGPPGNPEIWWASISEGSAEGGDELGLIGKKFQSGFKVRFFSAKTSETWESFAEVDKSKSHQGAAVVLTPAYCDTQISSPVTVNVEVMFGNGRDAKSSEPIEFTYKPNPKLEVEEVEMLSSLPVSTERFLPLEIFNSVGDIVMNGSPCQQVLQPPAPEPAPVPTPAPAALPVALPPVNDEQGFVQLHQEKGYFTASSFSFFTNC; via the exons ATGATTTGTGAGCAAACTTGGCCGCAGATGAAGCTGATGACCGGAGCGGACGAACTGTCTGCTCAAGCGAGGCTCATCAAATCTATGG ATCATTTTTCCCCTGTAACCCATGATAAGGAAATGACCCTGTTTAACCCTTCTCCTTCAGATG ATTTGGTTCCAACAATAGGGGAGATTCCAGATTTTTCAATGGACATGACTTTTCTGGAAACACCTGTGGTTGAAGTTCCTTCACTTGGATTTCCCAACCTGGAAGAACCATGTCAGTCCCCTTTTGACTCTGATGTATCAGACAGCTGTCCAGCATCACCCTCTCCAGTGTCCTCTCCTTCCCCACACAGCTCCTCATCATCTTCAGAGTCTGGTATTGAAGATGGAAGTGATATGGAAGAAGCAAATACTTCTTTTACCGATGTACCTGTTGATAGTGTAATAGTGAAAAGGGAAGATCCACCTTCACCTTTGGATTCTTTGAACCAAGCCTGTGAGAATGGAAATGGAGGTAAAAGAAGGCGTAGGAGCTGTAGGAAAACGTCCCGTGTCAGCAGTGTTTTGGAAGAACTTAACAAGCTACTAGTTGAGACCAGCATGTCTGCAACATCAACCTCCATTGATCAATGTATAACTCTTCCATTGCAATCACAGCCTATCGCGACCACCAGCCTCGACCTGATGGCTGGTATTCAAACAACTGTGACAGCATCAGCTTCTCTTAGCTGCCCAGTGTCTGTCCAAGCTAGTAATCAAACTAATGCCTTGGTTGAAAGCATTCCCATTTCTGCATCAAACCAACTTGTAGCAACTGACCCTCCTGCCAAAATGAGTACATCTCCTCCAGTGGCTTCTCAGTCGAAAACAAGGAGTAAGCAAACAAAGAATGCAAGCAAGCTTGATGAACCAAAACTTGTAATCATCGAAGAACCAGAAGAG AATTATAGAGCTAGATATGAAAGTGAAGGTTGTCGAGGTCCTATCCATGGATCACAAGAGAATACTTTTCCAACTGTGAAG GTCACTGGCTATAATGATGCCATTTGGATCACTGTTCACTTGACTACCAGTGGTGGTGTTGCGCATTATCATTCCATTCATGGACCTGGTTCAACCAAGGTGCCTTGTAAAGAGACTACTCTTGAGGGAGGAGTGCCAGCTGTTCAAGTAATGGTTGGACCAGATTCAAGCATGACTGCTGT ACTTGATTCCTTGAGCATTCGCAGACTGCGAAACTGGGAAGGCGATAGGGAATTGAGAAAACGGGGAATTGATCCAAGGACTTGGAAGAAGGAACGGAAGGAAGCAAGGTTGTTGTTTCAAGCTGAAATCCCTGAACAAAATGGTCGCCCTGCAACAAAGCTGATATGCAAATCTAAAGTCTTCCAGTGCAGCTCAT cGGGTCCTCCTGGGAATCCAGAGATCTGGTGGGCCAGCATAAGCGAGGGTTCTGCTGAAGGCGGTGATGAACTGGGTCTTAttggaaaaaaatttcaatccG GTTTCAAAGTTCGATTTTTCTCGGCCAAGACATCAG AAACTTGGGAGAGCTTTGCTGAGGTTGACAAGAGTAAGTCACATCAG gGTGCAGCAGTGGTCCTCACTCCTGCATATTGTGACACTCAAATCTCCTCTCCCGTCACTGTCAATGTGGAGGTTATGTTTGGAAATGGCAGAGATGCAAAATCTAGTGAACCTATTGAATTCACTTACAAACCTAACCCAAAATTGGAAGTCGAAGAAGTTGAAATGCTTTCCAGTCTGCCCGTTTCAACTGAACGATTCCTGCCATTGGAAATTTTTAACTCCGTTGGTGATATTGTCATGAATGGTTCACCTTGTCAGCAAGTACTGCAACCTCCAGCACCTGAACCAGCTCCAGTACCAACCCCAGCGCCAGCTGCTTTGCCAGTTGCCTTACCACCGGTGAATGATGAGCAAG GATTTGTGCAACTACATCAAGAGAAGGGATACTTTACTGCTTCAAGCTTTTCGTTCTTCACGAACTGCTAG
- the LOC138000208 gene encoding large ribosomal subunit protein eL31-like, which yields MSKKTDKKKGRSAINEVVTREYTVNVHKRIQRIGFKKRAPRAIKEIRKFAEKMMGTPDVRIDTNLNKHVWSKGIRNVPYRVRIRLARKRNEDEDSVHKLYTLVSHVPVVSFKGLQTQKVESED from the exons ATGTCGAAGAAAACCGACAAGAAGAAGGGGCGCTCAGCCATCAACGAAGTTGTGACTCGTGAATATACGGTTAACGTTCACAAGAGGATACAAAGGAT TGGATTCAAAAAACGAGCTCCAAGGGCAATCAAGGAAATAAGGAAGTTTGCAGAAAAGATGATGGGGACTCCAGATGTCCGTATAGATACTAATCTCAACAAACATGTCTGGTCAAAGGGTATCAG AAATGTTCCCTACAGAGTCCGGATTCGTCTAGCTCGTAAGAGGAATGAAGATGAAGACTCTGTTCACAAGTTGTACACACTTGTGTCACACGTCCCTGTTGTGTCATTCAAGG GTCTGCAAACACAGAAGGTGGAAAGCGAAGATTAA